CAAATCCGAATAATGGTAATATGCTGCTGGAATGTAATCTAATTGAAAGCGAAAGTGGACTATTGAATATCTACGATATTACAGGAAAGTTGGTTCAGAGTTATAAACTGACTACTGAAACTAAAACACAGCTTATAAATGGACACATGCTAGAATCCGGAGTTTATTTATATGATATTGTTGTCAATGGCAGAAGAATCAAGACCGAGAAACTGACAATTATTAAATAGGAATAATACTTTTTAATTTCACGCCTTTACACTAACTTTGTGTAAAGGCGTTTATTTTAAATGATTTTCAAACTGAAAATATTGTTTTTCTTTTTAGTAATTTTTGTAACTAAAAATTATGCGCAAAACCTTGTACCTGTGCCTCAATTTGAAAAAACGGATACGCTTATTTGTGCCCCCCCTACTATTACAGGTATTATAATTGATGTTCCACCTTGGTTTGAGTATTATTCAGCGGATTATTATAATGTCTGTGACACTTCAAATTATTGGGGAGTTCCTCAAAATATAATTGGTTATCAAGAGGCTCATTCAGCTAGAGGGTATATTGGTCTGTATGCATATTATCAAACGGTATTCTCAAGAGAGTATATTGAAGTTCAATTAACTAGTCCACTTATTACTTCTCAAACATATTACGTTCAGTTTTATGTTAGTTTAGCTGACACAATGCAATATGCTATTGAGAATTTAGGAGCTTTATTTACAGATACACTTTTTGATCCCTTTCCAGCTCCAACATTTACATGGGTAACTGGAATTCCTCAAATAGAAAACGCAGCAGGAAATATGTTAAATGATAAAAATAATTGGGTCGCAGTGAATGGTGCTTTTGTGGCTAATGGAGGTGAACAATATATTACAATCGGAAATTTTAGAGATGATGCAAGTACAGTAAAACAATATTTTGGTGGAACTACGATAAATACGCTAGGTGCCTATTATTACATCGAAGATGTTTACGTAGGAACAACGCCACCACCGGTAAGTGTTCAAGAAAATGAACAGGACACACACAACATAAAGTTATATCCAAATCCGAATAATGGTGTCATGACACTTGAATGCAATTTACTTGATACGGAAAATGGAAAATTAACAATATACGATATTACCGGAAAGTTGATACGCACGTATAGTTTAGCTACTGGAACAAAAAAAGTAACAATAGATGTACAATTGCTGGAGGCAGGAATCTATTTGTATGATGTTATTGTGAATGGTAAGAAGAGTAGAACCAATAAAATGACGATTATGAAATAATAGCTAATAAACTTTTAATTGATACGCCTTTACACTAACTTTGTGTAAAGGCGTTACTTTTAAAATGAAAACAAATAAAATTATATTATTTATTTTATGTTTCTATTTTTCAGAAGAATTAGGAAGTCAAAATCTCGTGCCTAATCCTGATTTTGAAACCTATAAAGAATGCCCTGATACGTCATTTTTAGGTTTTTATCAAATATTAGATTCTACATGGCGTGAATTTAATTCTGCCGATTATTTTAATAGTTGCGATACATCATCAAATTTTTATGGCATACCATCAAATTTTATCGGAGGATATCAATTTGCTCATTCGGGAAATGCTTATGTTGGTTTGCTTGCGTACAATTCAGGAATGTTTAATAGAGAATACATCGAAATTGAATTGTTGTCACAATTAATTGGAGGGCAAACTTACTATGTTAGATATTATATAAGCTTGGCAGATGATTATCAATATGCCGTTGAGAACATGGGTGCTATGTTTACTGATACATTGTTCAACCCTTTTCCACCCCCTTCTTTTTCTTGGATAACGGGTGTTCCACAAGTTGAAAATACAACAGGGGTTTCGTTAAATGATAAAGTTAATTGGGTGGCTGTTTCTGGTTCCTTTGTTGCACTTGGAGGAGAAAAGTTTTTGTCTATTGGGAATTTTAGAAATGATATAAATACAGTATCACAGTATTTAGGCAGTGCTTCGGGTTTTTATTCGGCAACATATTACTACATCGATGATGTTTATGTAGGAACAACTCCACCACCGGTTAGTGTTCAAGAAAATGAACAGGACACATACAACATAAAACTATATCCTAATCCAAATAATGGTGTTATGACACTTGAATGCAATTTGCTTGATACGGAAAATGGAAAACTAACAATATACGACATTACCGGAAAGTTTATTCGCACCTATACTTTAGCTAATGG
This Bacteroidota bacterium DNA region includes the following protein-coding sequences:
- a CDS encoding T9SS type A sorting domain-containing protein, which produces MKTNKIILFILCFYFSEELGSQNLVPNPDFETYKECPDTSFLGFYQILDSTWREFNSADYFNSCDTSSNFYGIPSNFIGGYQFAHSGNAYVGLLAYNSGMFNREYIEIELLSQLIGGQTYYVRYYISLADDYQYAVENMGAMFTDTLFNPFPPPSFSWITGVPQVENTTGVSLNDKVNWVAVSGSFVALGGEKFLSIGNFRNDINTVSQYLGSASGFYSATYYYIDDVYVGTTPPPVSVQENEQDTYNIKLYPNPNNGVMTLECNLLDTENGKLTIYDITGKFIRTYTLANGTKQLTVDAQLLEAGIYLYDVIVDGKKIEINKFAIIK
- a CDS encoding T9SS type A sorting domain-containing protein; amino-acid sequence: MIFKLKILFFFLVIFVTKNYAQNLVPVPQFEKTDTLICAPPTITGIIIDVPPWFEYYSADYYNVCDTSNYWGVPQNIIGYQEAHSARGYIGLYAYYQTVFSREYIEVQLTSPLITSQTYYVQFYVSLADTMQYAIENLGALFTDTLFDPFPAPTFTWVTGIPQIENAAGNMLNDKNNWVAVNGAFVANGGEQYITIGNFRDDASTVKQYFGGTTINTLGAYYYIEDVYVGTTPPPVSVQENEQDTHNIKLYPNPNNGVMTLECNLLDTENGKLTIYDITGKLIRTYSLATGTKKVTIDVQLLEAGIYLYDVIVNGKKSRTNKMTIMK